One genomic window of Polaromonas sp. SP1 includes the following:
- a CDS encoding LytTR family DNA-binding domain-containing protein, translated as MKLKILVVDDEALARSRLRTLVGDCTAPAAVVAAEAADAAEATTALQREAFDAVLLDIRMPGADGLALAATIAALPQPPAVVFVTAHSEHAVQAFELEAVDYLTKPVRLERLQQALQKVERLAKKTRGLQANSTEEMLIIQDRGRTERVPLAEVLYFKAELKYITVRTIQRSYILDGSLSELEERHAPQFMRIHRNALIARRAVRALEKHFDPEEGEGWAVRLNGVDELLAVSRRQLSAVREAISG; from the coding sequence ATGAAGCTCAAAATACTGGTGGTTGACGATGAAGCGCTGGCGCGGTCCCGCCTGCGCACCCTGGTGGGTGACTGCACGGCGCCTGCCGCGGTGGTGGCGGCCGAGGCGGCAGACGCGGCCGAGGCCACCACGGCTTTGCAGCGCGAAGCGTTTGACGCGGTGCTGCTCGACATCCGCATGCCGGGCGCCGACGGCCTGGCGCTGGCTGCCACCATTGCCGCGCTGCCGCAGCCGCCTGCCGTGGTGTTTGTGACGGCTCACTCCGAGCATGCCGTGCAGGCTTTCGAGCTGGAAGCGGTTGACTACCTGACCAAACCCGTGCGCCTGGAGCGCCTGCAGCAGGCGCTACAAAAAGTAGAGCGCCTGGCCAAGAAAACACGCGGGCTGCAGGCCAATTCGACTGAAGAAATGCTGATCATCCAGGATCGCGGCCGGACCGAGCGCGTGCCGTTGGCCGAGGTGCTGTACTTCAAGGCCGAACTCAAATACATCACGGTGCGCACTATCCAGCGCAGCTACATCCTGGACGGCTCGCTCAGCGAGCTTGAGGAGCGCCATGCCCCGCAGTTCATGCGTATCCACCGCAACGCGCTGATTGCGCGGCGCGCGGTGCGCGCGCTTGAAAAGCATTTCGACCCCGAAGAAGGTGAAGGCTGGGCCGTCCGCCTCAACGGGGTGGACGAGCTGTTGGCCGTGTCGCGGCGCCAGCTCAGCGCCGTGCGAGAAGCGATTTCCGGCTGA
- a CDS encoding AI-2E family transporter, whose amino-acid sequence MTQEEAVSAPPAEPVQAADAQRVLLHMPVDIRSMSLVVLAGLAFLFVLHWAKAVFIPVMVGVLFSYALSPVVNWLECKRVPRWLGSAVLLLAILGSLGTTAYALSDEAADFVEALPAAAQKFRQAVKARSGRSDSALDTVQKAAAQIEQATQDSGVPSTSRGAMRVVIEPSHFNIKNYLWSGTIGLIALIGQATVVVFLTYFLMLSGDTFRRKLIKLAGDSLSSKKITLQALNEITDQIQRYLQVQLLTSALVGVLTWLAFMALGLDNAAVWGIFAAVLNLVPYVGSLVTAGGAALVAFMQFGSLNMALAAGGASMFIHTIIGNLLTPWLTSRASRMNPVAVFVGLLAWGWLWGVWGLLLGIPILMMVKSICDRVDDLKPIGEFLGS is encoded by the coding sequence ATGACACAAGAAGAAGCAGTTTCTGCGCCGCCCGCAGAGCCCGTCCAGGCCGCGGATGCACAGCGCGTGCTGCTTCACATGCCGGTCGACATCCGCAGCATGTCACTGGTCGTGCTGGCCGGCCTGGCCTTTTTGTTTGTGCTGCATTGGGCCAAGGCGGTTTTTATTCCGGTGATGGTGGGCGTGCTGTTCAGCTATGCGTTGTCGCCCGTGGTCAACTGGCTGGAATGCAAGCGCGTGCCGCGCTGGCTGGGTTCGGCGGTGCTGCTGCTGGCCATCCTCGGCAGCCTCGGCACGACCGCCTATGCGCTCAGCGATGAGGCGGCGGACTTCGTGGAGGCCTTGCCGGCGGCGGCGCAGAAGTTCCGCCAGGCCGTGAAGGCGCGCAGCGGCCGCTCCGACAGCGCGCTGGATACCGTGCAGAAAGCGGCCGCGCAAATCGAGCAGGCCACACAGGACAGCGGCGTGCCCAGCACCTCGCGCGGGGCGATGCGTGTCGTGATCGAGCCTTCGCACTTCAACATCAAGAACTACCTGTGGTCGGGCACTATTGGCCTCATCGCCCTGATCGGCCAGGCCACGGTGGTGGTTTTCCTGACCTATTTCCTGATGCTCTCTGGCGATACCTTCCGGCGCAAACTGATCAAACTGGCGGGCGACAGCCTCAGCAGCAAAAAGATCACGCTGCAGGCGCTCAATGAAATCACCGACCAGATCCAGCGCTACCTGCAGGTGCAGCTGCTCACCAGCGCGCTGGTGGGTGTGCTGACCTGGCTGGCCTTTATGGCCCTCGGCCTGGACAACGCCGCCGTGTGGGGTATTTTTGCCGCCGTGCTCAACCTGGTGCCCTATGTCGGTTCGCTGGTGACCGCGGGGGGCGCGGCGCTGGTCGCCTTCATGCAATTCGGCTCGCTCAACATGGCGCTGGCCGCGGGCGGGGCTTCGATGTTCATCCACACCATCATCGGCAACCTGCTCACGCCCTGGCTCACCAGCCGCGCCAGCCGCATGAACCCGGTGGCGGTGTTTGTCGGGCTGCTGGCCTGGGGCTGGCTGTGGGGCGTGTGGGGCTTGCTGCTGGGTATTCCCATCCTCATGATGGTCAAATCGATTTGTGACCGGGTGGATGACCTGAAACCCATCGGTGAGTTTTTAGGAAGTTGA
- a CDS encoding tRNA-uridine aminocarboxypropyltransferase, which translates to MGLPPVTRPRCAACLRPQSVCICAWVTPIAHKADVLILQHPLEVDHAKNSARLLHLSLPRSRVLTGEAFDEGILRDALAGPKYTVLLYPQTPEDEAPVPDTAQLKDPSRVRLVVLDGTWRKSRKMLHLSPLLRQLPRLSLDDAPASNYLIRKAHKPGQLSTLEATCAALAQLEGDPERYQPLLKAFDGFVAQQLAFVPK; encoded by the coding sequence ATCGGGTTGCCGCCCGTGACGCGCCCGCGCTGCGCCGCGTGCCTCAGGCCGCAGAGTGTCTGTATCTGCGCGTGGGTTACGCCCATCGCGCATAAGGCCGACGTATTGATACTCCAGCACCCGCTGGAGGTCGACCACGCCAAAAACAGCGCCCGCCTGCTGCACCTGAGCCTGCCGCGCAGCCGAGTGCTGACGGGTGAGGCCTTTGACGAAGGCATCTTGCGTGATGCGTTGGCGGGGCCGAAGTACACCGTGCTCCTGTACCCGCAAACGCCGGAAGACGAGGCACCCGTTCCGGATACCGCACAACTCAAGGACCCGTCACGCGTACGGCTCGTCGTGCTGGACGGCACCTGGCGCAAAAGCCGCAAGATGCTGCACCTGAGCCCGCTGCTGCGGCAGCTGCCGCGCTTGTCGCTCGACGATGCGCCGGCGTCGAACTACCTGATCCGCAAGGCCCACAAGCCAGGGCAGCTCTCAACGCTGGAGGCGACCTGCGCGGCGCTGGCGCAGCTGGAAGGTGATCCTGAAAGATACCAACCCTTGCTCAAGGCCTTTGACGGCTTTGTCGCGCAGCAACTGGCCTTTGTGCCGAAGTAG
- a CDS encoding TerC family protein produces MMELLTDPQMWIAFATLTALELVLGIDNIIFISILVDKLPKEKQELARRLGLFMAMFMRIGLLFVLSWIIGLVEPLFTVFKEEISGRDLILIAGGLFLIWKSTGEIHQSMEGEEGHASSAVKATFAAVIVQIMIVDMVFSLDSIITAVGMVDSLPVMIAAVIASVGLMMLFAPAIGRFVSDHPTIKMLALSFLVVVGVVLIAEGLDHHVPKGYVYFAMAFSVAVEMLNIRMRRKTAKPVQLRTAYKNGDHDGKADASHKP; encoded by the coding sequence ATGATGGAACTGCTGACCGACCCGCAAATGTGGATCGCCTTTGCCACGCTGACCGCGCTGGAACTGGTGCTGGGCATCGACAACATCATCTTCATCTCCATCCTGGTCGACAAGCTGCCCAAGGAGAAGCAGGAGTTGGCGCGGCGGCTGGGGCTGTTTATGGCGATGTTCATGCGCATCGGCCTGCTGTTTGTGCTGTCATGGATCATCGGGCTGGTGGAGCCGCTCTTCACCGTCTTCAAGGAAGAAATCTCCGGGCGCGACCTGATCCTGATCGCCGGGGGCCTGTTCCTGATCTGGAAAAGCACCGGTGAAATCCACCAGTCGATGGAAGGCGAAGAAGGCCACGCCTCCAGCGCCGTCAAGGCTACGTTCGCCGCCGTGATCGTCCAGATCATGATTGTGGACATGGTGTTCTCGCTCGACTCCATCATCACCGCTGTCGGCATGGTCGACAGCCTGCCGGTCATGATTGCCGCCGTCATCGCCTCGGTGGGCTTGATGATGCTGTTTGCACCGGCCATAGGCCGTTTCGTGTCCGACCACCCGACCATCAAGATGCTGGCCTTGTCCTTCCTCGTCGTGGTGGGTGTGGTGCTGATCGCCGAGGGCCTGGACCACCATGTGCCCAAGGGCTATGTGTACTTTGCGATGGCGTTTTCTGTGGCGGTGGAGATGCTCAACATCCGCATGCGGCGCAAGACGGCCAAACCGGTGCAGTTGAGAACCGCTTACAAGAATGGCGACCACGACGGCAAGGCCGACGCAAGCCATAAGCCCTGA
- a CDS encoding sensor histidine kinase, whose translation MKPMPVPQNFGESTLLGSQSPVEDEAAPHRAPRASVFDTCQVGVILRVVLFIETVAGVGAMFEARAPLDWMLRFSLLTGGVLPATLVWLVVVCSLKARLNRLAASRQWLSGLLLGAAAGLYGCGLLAMMGLLQPAPWWASAAAGTLLSGVVLAGLFWRAKARTPAATAARLAELQSRIRPHFLFNTLNSAIALVRAEPAKAEAVLEDLSELFRHALADPAESVTLGQEIALAQHYLAIEQVRFGERLQVQWSLDEGANEAKLPPLLLQPLVENAVKHGVEPSASGAQVKISTLRRGSTVVVKVTNSTPAGVGERGNGLALANVRERLVLLHDVEAKFKTVYKDGVFQVRLEIPA comes from the coding sequence ATGAAACCCATGCCTGTTCCGCAAAATTTCGGCGAATCCACGCTGCTCGGCAGCCAGAGCCCGGTGGAGGACGAGGCCGCACCGCACCGCGCACCGCGCGCCAGCGTGTTTGACACCTGCCAGGTCGGGGTGATCCTGCGCGTGGTGCTGTTCATCGAAACCGTGGCCGGCGTGGGCGCCATGTTTGAAGCGCGCGCGCCGCTGGACTGGATGCTCCGGTTTTCGCTGCTGACGGGGGGTGTGCTGCCCGCCACGCTGGTCTGGCTGGTGGTGGTGTGCTCGCTGAAGGCGCGCCTGAACCGGCTGGCGGCGTCGCGCCAGTGGTTGTCGGGCCTCTTGCTGGGCGCTGCCGCCGGGCTTTACGGCTGCGGTCTGCTGGCCATGATGGGGCTGCTCCAGCCGGCGCCCTGGTGGGCCAGTGCGGCCGCGGGCACATTGCTTTCGGGCGTGGTGCTGGCGGGGCTTTTCTGGCGCGCCAAAGCACGCACGCCGGCCGCCACGGCAGCCCGGCTGGCCGAGCTGCAGTCGCGCATCCGGCCCCACTTTTTGTTCAACACGCTCAACAGCGCCATCGCGCTGGTGCGCGCCGAGCCGGCCAAGGCCGAGGCGGTGCTGGAAGACCTGAGCGAGCTGTTTCGCCACGCGCTGGCCGACCCGGCGGAATCGGTCACCCTGGGCCAGGAAATCGCGCTGGCCCAGCATTACCTGGCCATCGAGCAGGTGCGTTTTGGCGAGCGCCTGCAGGTGCAGTGGAGCCTGGATGAGGGCGCGAACGAGGCCAAGCTGCCGCCGCTGCTGCTGCAGCCCCTGGTGGAAAACGCCGTCAAGCACGGGGTGGAGCCCAGCGCCAGCGGCGCGCAGGTCAAGATATCGACCCTGAGGCGCGGCAGCACGGTGGTGGTCAAGGTGACCAATTCCACGCCCGCCGGCGTGGGCGAGCGCGGTAACGGCCTGGCGCTGGCCAATGTGCGTGAGCGCCTGGTGTTGCTGCATGATGTCGAGGCGAAATTCAAGACTGTGTACAAGGACGGCGTGTTTCAGGTCCGGCTGGAGATTCCCGCATGA
- a CDS encoding FkbM family methyltransferase, producing the protein MPKHADFTQRHVNRFSNEPAVERQMVQEFFGPKPGFYVDVGANDPVLDSQSQHLEVLGWTGLLVEPDPDCCELLRQSRKGVVIEMACSSPENAGKQLQLNRAGPHSTLEDRPIALGAVVRSTVAVRCETLDAMLRQHNAPVGFDLLSIDIEGHELVALSGFDFGYWQPRLVLIEDHVTHHHKHALMRKSGYQLILRTGLNSWYVPAKASYTFSWAARFEYLRKYYLGLPTRKLRYSRPAATIQTQNT; encoded by the coding sequence ATGCCCAAACACGCCGACTTCACGCAACGCCACGTCAACCGTTTCAGCAATGAACCCGCCGTCGAGCGCCAGATGGTGCAGGAATTCTTCGGCCCGAAGCCGGGCTTTTATGTCGATGTGGGCGCCAACGACCCGGTGCTGGACTCCCAGTCGCAGCACCTTGAGGTGCTGGGATGGACGGGGCTGCTGGTGGAGCCCGACCCGGACTGCTGCGAGTTGCTGCGCCAAAGCCGCAAGGGCGTGGTGATCGAGATGGCCTGCTCCAGCCCCGAAAACGCCGGCAAGCAGCTGCAGCTCAACCGTGCCGGGCCGCATTCGACGCTGGAGGACCGGCCCATCGCGCTCGGCGCCGTAGTGCGCTCTACCGTGGCGGTGCGCTGCGAGACGCTGGATGCCATGCTGCGCCAGCACAACGCACCGGTGGGGTTTGATTTGCTCTCCATCGACATCGAGGGGCATGAGCTGGTGGCGCTGTCGGGTTTTGACTTCGGCTATTGGCAACCCCGCCTGGTGCTGATCGAGGACCACGTCACCCATCACCACAAGCATGCCCTGATGCGCAAGAGCGGTTACCAGCTCATTTTGCGAACCGGCCTGAACAGCTGGTACGTTCCGGCGAAAGCGTCCTACACCTTTTCCTGGGCGGCGCGGTTTGAATATCTACGTAAGTACTATCTGGGGCTTCCGACACGCAAGCTCCGCTATTCGCGGCCGGCAGCAACCATTCAAACGCAAAACACATGA